The following coding sequences are from one Arthrobacter crystallopoietes window:
- a CDS encoding low molecular weight phosphatase family protein → MTPQPGKPSVLFVCSSNSGKSPMAAGLMEKLANDAVDVSSCGTKPGTAVNQESAEALLEKGIDISGGTPTAVTEEAQRAADVVVILGTNAQLEEVPGTRYERWEIGEPSLRDIHGMERMRLVRDEIDARVHRLYEELVGE, encoded by the coding sequence ATGACCCCGCAGCCAGGTAAACCCAGCGTCCTCTTTGTTTGCTCCTCCAACAGCGGCAAGTCCCCGATGGCCGCCGGCCTGATGGAGAAACTGGCCAACGATGCGGTGGACGTGAGTTCGTGCGGCACCAAGCCCGGGACCGCGGTCAACCAGGAATCGGCCGAGGCGCTGCTCGAAAAGGGCATCGACATCAGCGGCGGCACGCCTACTGCGGTGACCGAAGAAGCGCAGCGGGCGGCCGACGTCGTCGTTATTCTGGGCACCAACGCGCAGCTGGAAGAGGTTCCGGGCACGCGCTACGAGCGCTGGGAAATCGGCGAACCGAGCCTGCGCGACATCCACGGCATGGAACGGATGCGCCTGGTCCGCGACGAGATCGACGCGCGCGTGCACAGGCTCTACGAAGAACTCGTCGGCGAATAA